Proteins from one Bos taurus isolate L1 Dominette 01449 registration number 42190680 breed Hereford chromosome 7, ARS-UCD2.0, whole genome shotgun sequence genomic window:
- the LOC518134 gene encoding adhesion G protein-coupled receptor E4 isoform X1, which translates to MGSRCLLLLSGLSVLLALSGLEAKEAGVSCPPCPENANCLNGTCVCKDGFESVSLWYSRSAQKCEDIDECARGLAKCKKKAYCRNGIGNYYCSCVPHYPLFNWVAGIFTINHAECYEDASDKTQAPGDIWEMLRNNGSKNYIAKQATQLLQHVELTIWNESFVSPGKYENSALNIVYETKKCNETSEKTVLEAGNNTMDIDCPNAFKGTTRDASAVALITYRSLGDILNGSFFSDRRGIKEVNLNSQVISGSIGMKEKVDLSKPVFLTFQHTQPGGERRKYFCVYWKGSKDGGSWSTEGCAHLGSNDSHTQCKCSHLSSFAVLVALVPKEDPVLTMITYVGLSLSLLCLLLAALTFLLCRSIQNTSTTLHLQLSICLFLAHLLFLVGIDQTEPEVLCKVIAGVLHYLYLAAFTWMFLEGLHLFLTVRNLKVANYTTAGRFKKRFMYPVGYGVPALIVAVSATVGHKNYGTYTHCWLKLDKGFIWSFMGPVALIILINLVFYFQVLWILRSKLSSLNKEVSTIQNTRVMTFKAISQLFILGCSWGLGFFLVEEVGKTTGSIIAYMFTIINVLQGTLLFVVHCLLNRQVQMEFKKWFSGVRKGVETESSEVFRSATQTKMEKLEKSSEFFCKKDSASIQPPPGPQLVSVSWLKTDN; encoded by the exons TTTCCTGTCCTCCGTGCCCAGAAAATGCTAACTGCCTCAATGGCACCTGCGTTTGCAAAGATGGATTTGAGTCTGTGTCTCTGTGGTACTCGAGGTCCGCTCAGAAATGTGAAG ATATTGATGAGTGTGCGAGAGGGCTGGCAAAGTGCAAGAAGAAAGCATATTGCAGAAATGGAATTGGAAATTACTACTGCAGCTGTGTCCCACATTATCCTCTCTTCAACTGGGTGGCTGGTATATTTACAATTAATCATGCAGAATGTTATG AGGATGCCAGTGATAAGACACAAGCACCAGGGGACATTTGG gaaatgCTGAGGAACAATGGAAGCAAAAACTACATTGCAAAACAGGCGACCCAACTACTTCAACATGTAGAATTGACCATATGGAACGAGAGTTTTGTTTCTCCAGGAAAGTATGAAAATTCTGCACTTAACATAG TTTATGAAACCAAGAAGTGCAATGAGACAAGTGAGAAGActgttctagaagctggaaacaaCACGATGGATATCGACTGCCCAAATGCTTTCAAAGGAACCACAAGAG ATGCGAGTGCAGTGGCGCTTATCACTTATCGATCTCTTGGGGATATTCTAAATGGATCCTTTTTCAGTGATAGAAGAGGGATAAAGGAAGTCAACCTGAACTCTCAAGTGATAAGTGGCTCCATTGGTATGAAGGAAAAAGTTGATCTATCTAAACCTGTGTTCCTGACCTTCCAACATACTCAG CCAGGTGGTgagaggagaaaatatttctgtGTCTACTGGAAAGGATCAAAGGATGGGGGCAGCTGGTCGACGGAGGGTTGCGCTCATTTGGGCAGCAATGATTCTCACACCCAATGCAAGTGCTCCCACCTTTCCAGCTTTGCTGTCCTCGTGGCTCTTGTTCCCAAG GAGGATCCTGTGCTGACCATGATCACCTATGTGGGGCTGAGCCTCTCCCTGCTCTGCCTCCTCCTGGCAGCCCTCACCTTCCTCCTGTGTCGATCCATCCAGAACACCAGCACTACTCTCCACCTGCAGCTCTCCATCTGCCTCTTCCTGGCCCACCTCCTCTTCCTCGTGGGGATTGATCAAACTGAACCTGAG GTGCTGTGCAAGGTCATCGCAGGTGTACTGCATTACCTCTACTTGGCCGCCTTCACCTGGATGTTCCTCGAAGGGCTACACCTCTTCCTCACTGTCAGGAACCTCAAGGTGGCCAACTAcaccactgcaggcagattcaagAAGAGGTTCATGTACCCTGTAGGCTATGGGGTCCCAGCTCTGATTGTGGCTGTATCAGCAACAGTAGGACACAAGAATTATGGAACGTATACTCA CTGCTGGCTCAAACTTGATAAAGGGTTCATCTGGAGCTTCATGGGGCCAGTAGCACTCATTATCTTG ATAAACTTGGTGTTCTACTTCCAAGTTCTGTGGATTTTGAGAAGCAAACTTTCCTCCCTTAATAAAGAAGTTTCCACCATTCAGAACACCAG aGTCATGACATTTAAAGCCATCTCTCAGCTGTTTATCCTGGGATGTTCTTGGGGTCTTGGTTTTTTCTTGGTTGAAGAAGTTGGGAAGACCACTGGATCGATCATCGCCTACATGTTCACCATCATCAATGTTCTACAGGGGACTTTGCTTTTTGTGGTACACTGTCTTCTTAATCGCCAG GTGCAGATGGAATTCAAGAAGTGGTTTAGTGGGGTGCGGAAAGGGGTTGAAACTGAAAGCTCTGAGGTATTTCGCTCTGCTACTCAGACCAAAATG GAGAAACTGGAGAAGTCATCGGAATTCTTTTGCAAAAAAGACTCTGCGTCTATCCAGCCACCGCCTGGGCCTCAACTTGTTAGTGTTTCTTGGCTCAAAACAGACAACTGA
- the LOC518134 gene encoding adhesion G protein-coupled receptor E4 isoform X2, with the protein MGSRCLLLLSGLSVLLALSGLEAKEAGVSCPPCPENANCLNGTCVCKDGFESVSLWYSRSAQKCEDIDECARGLAKCKKKAYCRNGIGNYYCSCVPHYPLFNWVAGIFTINHAECYEDASDKTQAPGDIWEMLRNNGSKNYIAKQATQLLQHVELTIWNESFVSPGKYENSALNIVYETKKCNETSEKTVLEAGNNTMDIDCPNAFKGTTRDASAVALITYRSLGDILNGSFFSDRRGIKEVNLNSQVISGSIGMKEKVDLSKPVFLTFQHTQPGGERRKYFCVYWKGSKDGGSWSTEGCAHLGSNDSHTQCKCSHLSSFAVLVALVPKEDPVLTMITYVGLSLSLLCLLLAALTFLLCRSIQNTSTTLHLQLSICLFLAHLLFLVGIDQTEPEVLCKVIAGVLHYLYLAAFTWMFLEGLHLFLTVRNLKVANYTTAGRFKKRFMYPVGYGVPALIVAVSATVGHKNYGTYTHCWLKLDKGFIWSFMGPVALIILINLVFYFQVLWILRSKLSSLNKEVSTIQNTRVMTFKAISQLFILGCSWGLGFFLVEEVGKTTGSIIAYMFTIINVLQGTLLFVVHCLLNRQEKLEKSSEFFCKKDSASIQPPPGPQLVSVSWLKTDN; encoded by the exons TTTCCTGTCCTCCGTGCCCAGAAAATGCTAACTGCCTCAATGGCACCTGCGTTTGCAAAGATGGATTTGAGTCTGTGTCTCTGTGGTACTCGAGGTCCGCTCAGAAATGTGAAG ATATTGATGAGTGTGCGAGAGGGCTGGCAAAGTGCAAGAAGAAAGCATATTGCAGAAATGGAATTGGAAATTACTACTGCAGCTGTGTCCCACATTATCCTCTCTTCAACTGGGTGGCTGGTATATTTACAATTAATCATGCAGAATGTTATG AGGATGCCAGTGATAAGACACAAGCACCAGGGGACATTTGG gaaatgCTGAGGAACAATGGAAGCAAAAACTACATTGCAAAACAGGCGACCCAACTACTTCAACATGTAGAATTGACCATATGGAACGAGAGTTTTGTTTCTCCAGGAAAGTATGAAAATTCTGCACTTAACATAG TTTATGAAACCAAGAAGTGCAATGAGACAAGTGAGAAGActgttctagaagctggaaacaaCACGATGGATATCGACTGCCCAAATGCTTTCAAAGGAACCACAAGAG ATGCGAGTGCAGTGGCGCTTATCACTTATCGATCTCTTGGGGATATTCTAAATGGATCCTTTTTCAGTGATAGAAGAGGGATAAAGGAAGTCAACCTGAACTCTCAAGTGATAAGTGGCTCCATTGGTATGAAGGAAAAAGTTGATCTATCTAAACCTGTGTTCCTGACCTTCCAACATACTCAG CCAGGTGGTgagaggagaaaatatttctgtGTCTACTGGAAAGGATCAAAGGATGGGGGCAGCTGGTCGACGGAGGGTTGCGCTCATTTGGGCAGCAATGATTCTCACACCCAATGCAAGTGCTCCCACCTTTCCAGCTTTGCTGTCCTCGTGGCTCTTGTTCCCAAG GAGGATCCTGTGCTGACCATGATCACCTATGTGGGGCTGAGCCTCTCCCTGCTCTGCCTCCTCCTGGCAGCCCTCACCTTCCTCCTGTGTCGATCCATCCAGAACACCAGCACTACTCTCCACCTGCAGCTCTCCATCTGCCTCTTCCTGGCCCACCTCCTCTTCCTCGTGGGGATTGATCAAACTGAACCTGAG GTGCTGTGCAAGGTCATCGCAGGTGTACTGCATTACCTCTACTTGGCCGCCTTCACCTGGATGTTCCTCGAAGGGCTACACCTCTTCCTCACTGTCAGGAACCTCAAGGTGGCCAACTAcaccactgcaggcagattcaagAAGAGGTTCATGTACCCTGTAGGCTATGGGGTCCCAGCTCTGATTGTGGCTGTATCAGCAACAGTAGGACACAAGAATTATGGAACGTATACTCA CTGCTGGCTCAAACTTGATAAAGGGTTCATCTGGAGCTTCATGGGGCCAGTAGCACTCATTATCTTG ATAAACTTGGTGTTCTACTTCCAAGTTCTGTGGATTTTGAGAAGCAAACTTTCCTCCCTTAATAAAGAAGTTTCCACCATTCAGAACACCAG aGTCATGACATTTAAAGCCATCTCTCAGCTGTTTATCCTGGGATGTTCTTGGGGTCTTGGTTTTTTCTTGGTTGAAGAAGTTGGGAAGACCACTGGATCGATCATCGCCTACATGTTCACCATCATCAATGTTCTACAGGGGACTTTGCTTTTTGTGGTACACTGTCTTCTTAATCGCCAG GAGAAACTGGAGAAGTCATCGGAATTCTTTTGCAAAAAAGACTCTGCGTCTATCCAGCCACCGCCTGGGCCTCAACTTGTTAGTGTTTCTTGGCTCAAAACAGACAACTGA